One part of the Armatimonadota bacterium genome encodes these proteins:
- the secD gene encoding protein translocase subunit SecD translates to MQRHLLFLGLIILLAVGAGWVVKEQPTRQGLDVRGGLRIRLRAEIDKLPPAELQRWNNESMATVRGILEKRIDILGVIDAYVGVKGTDELIVELPGFTDEAEARKLLQTTARLEFRYAKDTRNQRMPGARYELDPTEDEAGNEVVRLRDMNDPKDPGRTIKETDPEYAKIIETWPMIIAGGELRRATVQATGMGPPSIALDLTSEGKDKFATATSKYIEQNIAIILDGRIISAPVVRSGNLRDPIIEGNYTPASATQFAKLLTAGALPVSLVEEQIMRIEPTLGSRAWESIMQAGMWGTGIIAVYMLLYYLLPGFLSVIALSLYIVFSIALFKMMGVTFSLPAIAGFILSIGMAVDANILIFERVKEELRYGKTLLASIDAGFKRAFTAIFDSNMCTIITSGFLYYFGTGPVQGFATTLALGVVISFFTAITCTRTLLYALVALGVHPDPKWFGLRRQFGVDVIHEEGERKKGFDFVGRRKLWYGISAAMVLVGLVAWLGLGGLKFGIDFAGGSELIVKSERPITSSLGEVERLLRGAGYQRTSAQFAEGNQQLILHIADGKEEDRAKVMEALKPLGTLEEVSYAAISARVRDEIVYNALLAVILSLGFIMFYITIRFAIEGGWTGLKFGVCALIATFHDALVVVGAAALFGYLLNWQVNSLFLTAILTLIGFSVHDTIVVFDRIRENLKHRQRGEQFEQIVNKSILQTLARSINTTLTVVFAVGALLFFGSVSHDLRHFYVAMLVGLISGTYSSIFNASQLIIDWDNMRRRSAERQASAMTATATGKPMQATPKAGVDRSDEEAKSASAAKSAPSKPAKRKRRY, encoded by the coding sequence TTGCAACGCCATTTACTCTTTTTGGGATTGATCATACTGCTGGCCGTCGGCGCCGGCTGGGTTGTCAAAGAACAGCCCACTCGCCAGGGATTGGACGTTCGCGGCGGTCTTCGGATTCGCCTCAGAGCCGAGATCGATAAGCTTCCGCCGGCCGAACTTCAGCGTTGGAACAACGAGAGCATGGCCACGGTTCGCGGCATTCTCGAAAAGCGCATCGACATTTTGGGCGTTATCGATGCCTATGTCGGCGTCAAGGGTACGGACGAACTGATCGTCGAGCTGCCCGGATTTACCGACGAGGCCGAGGCGAGAAAACTGCTGCAGACTACTGCGAGACTGGAGTTCCGATACGCCAAGGACACGCGCAACCAGCGCATGCCCGGCGCGAGATACGAATTAGATCCGACCGAGGATGAAGCGGGCAACGAGGTCGTTCGATTGCGCGACATGAACGATCCGAAGGATCCGGGTCGGACGATCAAGGAGACCGACCCGGAATACGCCAAGATCATCGAGACTTGGCCCATGATCATCGCAGGCGGAGAGCTTCGCCGGGCGACGGTTCAGGCAACCGGAATGGGGCCGCCGAGCATCGCGCTCGACTTGACGAGCGAAGGCAAGGACAAGTTTGCCACGGCCACTTCCAAGTACATCGAGCAGAATATCGCGATTATCTTGGACGGTCGCATAATTTCGGCGCCTGTGGTGAGAAGCGGCAACCTGCGCGATCCGATCATCGAGGGCAACTACACGCCTGCCAGCGCCACCCAATTTGCTAAGCTCCTGACCGCCGGCGCATTGCCGGTTTCACTGGTCGAAGAGCAGATCATGCGGATCGAGCCGACCTTGGGCAGCCGCGCCTGGGAATCGATCATGCAAGCCGGCATGTGGGGCACCGGCATCATCGCGGTCTATATGCTCCTGTACTATCTGCTTCCCGGCTTCCTGTCGGTCATTGCCCTTTCGCTCTACATCGTCTTCTCGATCGCCCTGTTCAAGATGATGGGCGTTACCTTTTCGCTCCCCGCCATCGCTGGATTTATCTTGTCGATCGGCATGGCGGTCGATGCGAACATCCTGATCTTTGAACGCGTCAAGGAAGAACTTCGCTACGGCAAGACGCTGTTGGCCTCGATCGATGCGGGGTTCAAACGAGCGTTTACGGCAATCTTTGACTCTAACATGTGTACTATCATCACCTCGGGCTTCTTGTACTACTTTGGCACAGGTCCGGTGCAAGGCTTCGCTACTACGCTAGCGCTCGGTGTGGTCATCAGTTTCTTCACGGCGATCACCTGTACTCGGACACTGTTGTACGCGCTGGTCGCCCTGGGCGTGCATCCCGATCCCAAGTGGTTCGGACTAAGGCGCCAATTCGGTGTGGACGTGATTCACGAGGAAGGCGAACGAAAGAAGGGCTTTGATTTTGTCGGCCGCCGAAAGCTCTGGTACGGCATCAGCGCGGCGATGGTGCTGGTGGGCCTGGTGGCTTGGCTCGGCTTGGGCGGTTTGAAGTTCGGCATCGACTTTGCGGGCGGCAGCGAACTGATCGTCAAGTCGGAGCGTCCCATTACTTCGAGCCTGGGCGAGGTCGAACGGCTCTTGCGCGGCGCCGGCTATCAGCGGACCAGCGCGCAGTTTGCCGAGGGCAATCAGCAATTGATCCTTCACATTGCGGACGGTAAGGAAGAGGATCGCGCCAAGGTCATGGAGGCGCTGAAACCGCTTGGAACCTTGGAAGAGGTCAGCTACGCCGCGATCAGTGCCCGAGTTCGGGACGAGATTGTGTACAACGCGCTCCTGGCGGTTATTTTGTCGCTCGGCTTCATCATGTTCTACATCACCATTCGCTTTGCGATAGAGGGCGGCTGGACGGGTCTCAAGTTTGGCGTTTGCGCGCTGATCGCGACCTTTCACGACGCTTTGGTGGTGGTGGGCGCGGCGGCATTGTTCGGCTATCTGCTCAACTGGCAGGTCAATTCGCTCTTTTTGACCGCCATTCTAACCCTGATCGGATTTTCGGTACACGATACGATCGTCGTATTCGACCGCATCCGAGAGAACCTAAAGCATCGTCAACGGGGCGAGCAGTTCGAACAGATCGTCAACAAGAGCATCTTGCAGACGCTCGCACGCTCGATCAATACGACCTTGACCGTGGTGTTCGCGGTGGGCGCGCTGCTCTTCTTTGGCTCGGTTTCGCACGACCTGCGGCACTTTTATGTGGCGATGCTCGTTGGTCTGATCAGCGGTACGTACTCGTCCATTTTTAACGCCAGCCAGTTGATCATCGATTGGGACAACATGCGGCGCCGCTCTGCCGAGCGGCAAGCCTCCGCGATGACCGCAACGGCCACGGGCAAGCCCATGCAAGCAACGCCCAAGGCAGGCGTTGACAGATCGGACGAAGAGGCTAAGTCTGCCTCCGCGGCCAAGTCGGCGCCCAGCAAGCCCGCCAAGCGCAAGCGACGGTACTAA
- the recJ gene encoding single-stranded-DNA-specific exonuclease RecJ, whose product MARYQWRLTPKNDHRAHALSSELGVSEVVASLLLNRGIKDVDEARRFLEPDYEHLADPLLLPDARLAVQRLVRAVKDKETIVVFGDYDCDGVTSTALWKDCLERLGAKVAAILPSRSADGYGLNASSIASAREIGSKLIITCDCGSTAHQVIEQAASYGIETIVTDHHQLGDDLPKALAVVNPHRTDNQYPFEHLSGVGVSFRLAEALAIELGLPIHNFRKRYIDLAAIGTVADVMPLIGENRIFAKAGTEALSNPDRPGLRALKRLAGLSSAVDPRAIGFVIGPRLNAAGRMDHASLALQLLLTKDEEESLALAERLERQNSDRQHIQQEALAEAEAQIEQDSLMNEKAILVKADGWHMGIIGIVAGRLANKHARPVFVMTSDADGRDYVGSIRSGGRVDIRPILEALSPLCTKSGGHPHAGGFSIQGDKIDEFAERLRETSIALIPDEALVPILNVDGEVDAPEANLRLLEELDRMAPFGHGNERPTFVSRNVRVLASRPTKDDKHLQLSLIGDRGIPIKGIAFGMGSIPIAAGSTVDVAYQLELDEFNGNRNAQWNIQDVEIKS is encoded by the coding sequence ATGGCGCGTTATCAGTGGCGTCTGACGCCTAAGAACGATCATCGGGCGCACGCCCTTTCGTCTGAACTGGGCGTTTCCGAAGTCGTCGCTTCGTTGCTTCTGAATCGCGGCATCAAAGACGTTGACGAAGCGAGGCGCTTTCTAGAGCCGGACTACGAGCACTTAGCCGACCCCTTGCTATTGCCCGATGCCAGGTTGGCGGTTCAACGACTTGTCAGAGCGGTCAAAGACAAGGAGACGATCGTCGTTTTTGGCGACTACGACTGCGACGGAGTCACCTCGACCGCGCTTTGGAAGGACTGCCTCGAACGCTTGGGCGCCAAGGTTGCGGCCATTCTCCCCAGTCGGAGCGCGGACGGCTATGGCCTGAACGCTTCCTCTATTGCGAGCGCGAGGGAGATTGGCTCTAAGCTGATCATAACCTGCGACTGCGGCTCAACGGCGCATCAGGTGATCGAGCAGGCCGCGTCCTACGGCATCGAGACCATTGTTACCGACCATCACCAACTGGGCGACGACCTTCCCAAGGCGCTGGCCGTCGTCAATCCCCATCGCACCGACAACCAATATCCCTTTGAGCATTTGAGCGGCGTCGGCGTTTCGTTTCGACTGGCAGAGGCTCTCGCGATCGAGCTAGGGCTTCCGATCCATAACTTTCGAAAAAGATACATCGACCTAGCGGCAATTGGCACGGTCGCGGACGTTATGCCCCTCATCGGCGAAAATCGCATCTTTGCCAAGGCTGGGACCGAGGCGCTGTCAAATCCCGATCGGCCAGGGCTGAGGGCGCTGAAGCGTTTGGCCGGGCTGAGCAGCGCCGTCGATCCGCGGGCAATCGGCTTTGTCATCGGCCCACGGTTGAACGCCGCCGGGCGCATGGATCATGCCAGCCTCGCGCTTCAGTTGCTTTTGACCAAGGATGAAGAAGAATCGCTAGCCTTGGCGGAACGACTAGAGCGACAAAACTCGGATAGACAACACATCCAGCAGGAGGCCCTGGCCGAGGCCGAGGCGCAGATCGAACAGGATAGCCTGATGAACGAAAAGGCTATCTTGGTTAAAGCCGACGGCTGGCATATGGGCATTATCGGCATTGTCGCCGGGCGATTGGCCAATAAACATGCCCGTCCAGTGTTCGTGATGACATCCGATGCCGACGGCCGCGATTATGTGGGCAGCATCCGAAGCGGAGGTCGGGTGGACATAAGACCGATCTTAGAAGCCCTTTCGCCGCTATGCACTAAGTCTGGAGGGCACCCCCATGCGGGCGGCTTCAGCATTCAGGGCGACAAGATTGACGAGTTTGCCGAGCGACTTCGCGAAACCTCAATCGCGCTCATTCCGGACGAAGCGCTTGTCCCAATTCTCAACGTCGATGGCGAGGTCGATGCGCCTGAGGCCAATTTGCGCCTCTTAGAAGAGCTCGATCGGATGGCGCCGTTCGGCCATGGCAACGAGAGGCCGACGTTCGTGTCGCGCAATGTTCGAGTTTTGGCCAGCCGACCGACCAAGGACGACAAGCACCTTCAACTGAGCCTTATCGGCGATCGCGGCATTCCCATAAAGGGCATCGCGTTCGGCATGGGCTCGATTCCTATTGCCGCCGGCTCGACTGTAGACGTTGCTTACCAGTTAGAGTTAGACGAGTTCAACGGCAACCGCAACGCTCAGTGGAACATACAGGACGTTGAGATCAAGTCGTAG
- a CDS encoding DinB family protein: protein MRELHEVWKFGRVRLAQSIEGISDEQLRWRPYEGGHNIAEILYHIAGAEHYWANRIVGWPEPTTEADRAIDQAVIMGFLREGAFPIPETEFTGDAIESALGKAAGRIEPVFLIASEEMLSRPITSPIGDTVRGSEGLVRLAQHASYHTGQIWLMRMMPTFPTT from the coding sequence ATGAGGGAGCTTCACGAAGTATGGAAGTTTGGAAGGGTTCGCCTGGCTCAATCGATCGAGGGGATTTCGGACGAGCAATTGCGCTGGCGGCCGTACGAAGGCGGGCACAACATTGCCGAAATTCTCTATCACATTGCCGGGGCGGAGCATTACTGGGCTAATCGGATCGTAGGTTGGCCCGAGCCGACCACCGAAGCCGACCGAGCCATCGATCAAGCGGTCATCATGGGATTCCTGAGAGAAGGCGCTTTCCCAATCCCAGAAACCGAGTTTACTGGAGACGCAATCGAGTCGGCGCTGGGCAAAGCTGCCGGACGCATTGAGCCCGTGTTCTTGATCGCATCGGAAGAGATGCTGAGCAGGCCGATCACCAGCCCGATCGGCGACACGGTGCGAGGAAGCGAGGGCTTAGTTCGGCTTGCCCAGCACGCCAGCTACCATACCGGCCAGATCTGGCTGATGCGGATGATGCCGACTTTTCCTACGACTTGA
- a CDS encoding lysophospholipid acyltransferase family protein, which produces MSVEALPAEESPDLDRDRHNRKARRIGRAIHWFTRLLLATVRIEVDGENNLLPVEQAGGQLALWHGRTMLGIYRFAHRNWWAMISQSKDGEIQKNVVESFGFNTIRGSTGRGGVRAALQASRKIKEGAFFALTPDGPRGPHQKVQQGVLFIAQKSGSPIVPTGIAANRFWAMKSWDSYMIPKPFSRAAIVFLPPISVPAEADEATLAEIAIELENAINEAQAKAERIVRGER; this is translated from the coding sequence ATGAGCGTTGAAGCCCTGCCTGCAGAGGAATCGCCCGACCTCGACCGCGACCGACACAACCGCAAAGCGCGGCGCATCGGACGCGCCATTCACTGGTTTACTCGGCTGCTGCTGGCAACCGTAAGGATAGAGGTCGATGGCGAGAACAACCTGCTGCCCGTAGAACAGGCCGGCGGCCAGTTAGCGCTTTGGCACGGTCGCACGATGCTCGGCATTTACCGCTTTGCCCATCGTAACTGGTGGGCGATGATTTCGCAATCCAAAGATGGGGAGATTCAAAAGAACGTGGTCGAGTCGTTTGGGTTCAACACCATTCGGGGCTCGACTGGGCGCGGCGGTGTAAGAGCCGCGCTGCAAGCCTCGCGCAAGATCAAAGAGGGCGCGTTCTTTGCTTTGACGCCGGACGGTCCGCGCGGGCCGCATCAAAAGGTGCAGCAAGGGGTCCTCTTTATCGCTCAAAAGTCGGGCAGTCCTATCGTGCCCACGGGGATCGCCGCCAACCGATTCTGGGCAATGAAGTCTTGGGATTCCTATATGATTCCAAAACCGTTTTCTCGCGCGGCCATCGTGTTTCTGCCTCCAATTTCCGTTCCGGCAGAGGCGGACGAAGCGACATTGGCCGAGATCGCGATCGAACTGGAAAACGCCATCAACGAAGCACAGGCCAAGGCCGAGAGGATCGTTCGAGGAGAGCGTTGA
- a CDS encoding M48 family metalloprotease, translating into MSYDRLAVRLILWMALALMGLGLGCRRAVVWNAKQEVEIGKQGSAEIEKEYKLDKNPARVRLVDGIGSRLVKVAGKKEYAYTFKVLDLDDINAVSLPGGPIYVFRGLIEAASDEDEVSGVVGHELGHINARHINKQQTKRLAINLAVLIGTKGRPSDLTDIGSALLMLQYSRDDEYEADRLGIEYNYKAGYDPHGIVRFFERLQKLEKGGDKGILANLRSHPLTENRIWRAQEHIAKVTGTPAPPKPGGKK; encoded by the coding sequence ATGAGCTACGACCGACTGGCTGTTCGGCTCATCCTCTGGATGGCTCTGGCCCTCATGGGGTTAGGTCTCGGATGTCGCCGCGCAGTCGTCTGGAACGCTAAGCAAGAAGTCGAAATTGGCAAGCAAGGCTCTGCCGAAATCGAGAAGGAATACAAGCTCGACAAGAACCCCGCTCGCGTCCGACTGGTCGATGGAATCGGATCGCGATTGGTCAAGGTTGCCGGCAAGAAGGAATACGCTTATACCTTCAAGGTGCTCGACCTGGACGACATCAACGCCGTCTCTTTGCCGGGCGGCCCGATCTATGTTTTTAGGGGCCTCATCGAGGCTGCGAGCGACGAGGACGAGGTTTCCGGCGTAGTGGGGCATGAGCTAGGCCACATTAACGCCCGACACATCAACAAGCAACAGACCAAGCGCTTGGCCATCAACCTTGCCGTCCTGATCGGCACAAAAGGTCGCCCAAGCGATCTGACGGACATCGGATCGGCGCTGTTGATGCTCCAATACAGCCGCGACGACGAGTACGAAGCCGACAGGCTCGGCATCGAGTACAACTACAAAGCCGGATACGATCCCCACGGGATCGTGCGGTTCTTCGAGCGATTGCAAAAGCTTGAAAAAGGCGGCGACAAAGGCATCTTGGCCAACCTGCGCTCGCATCCTTTGACCGAAAACCGCATCTGGCGGGCGCAAGAGCACATAGCCAAAGTTACTGGAACGCCCGCGCCTCCTAAGCCGGGGGGCAAAAAGTGA
- a CDS encoding glycosyltransferase family 2 protein produces the protein MRVAAVIPAYNEERRIERVLEAVCQADCLDEIIVVNDGSQDNTAEVASRFSGVRVLDLPRNKGKGGALFAGVSATDAPVVLFLDADLIGLKPEHIEAIVEPVVASQCAMAIGVFRGGRFLTDWAQRLAPMISGQRALKREIFLSIPGVEEARMGVEVAMTLRAKQTRCTLAMIPVSGITHTMKEEKLGWLKGTAARWRMYYEIFRTVARMSAISRAQRRLRKSNLD, from the coding sequence GTGAGAGTTGCCGCCGTCATCCCGGCATACAACGAAGAGCGCCGGATCGAGCGCGTGCTAGAGGCGGTTTGCCAAGCCGACTGTTTGGATGAGATCATTGTCGTGAACGACGGCAGCCAAGACAACACGGCAGAAGTCGCCTCTAGGTTTTCGGGCGTGCGCGTGCTGGACCTCCCTCGCAACAAGGGCAAGGGCGGCGCGCTCTTCGCAGGAGTCTCAGCAACCGATGCGCCCGTCGTTCTCTTCCTGGACGCCGACCTGATCGGCCTCAAACCCGAGCACATCGAGGCAATCGTCGAACCCGTAGTCGCCAGTCAATGCGCTATGGCTATCGGCGTTTTCCGTGGCGGCCGATTTCTGACCGATTGGGCGCAGCGCCTCGCCCCCATGATCAGCGGCCAGCGCGCGCTAAAACGCGAGATTTTCCTAAGCATCCCGGGCGTGGAAGAGGCTCGAATGGGCGTCGAGGTCGCAATGACGCTTCGCGCTAAGCAGACTCGATGCACCTTGGCGATGATCCCGGTCTCGGGCATCACGCACACTATGAAGGAAGAAAAGCTCGGTTGGTTGAAAGGCACTGCGGCACGGTGGCGAATGTACTATGAAATCTTCCGCACTGTTGCTCGCATGAGCGCCATCAGCCGCGCCCAGCGCCGCCTGCGAAAAAGCAACTTGGATTGA
- a CDS encoding redoxin domain-containing protein produces MENATLLPRFEAATTHESLEDYRGKRLALFSHPADFTPVCTTEFLAFSRCPGCERSQQQCRGLVFHY; encoded by the coding sequence GTGGAAAACGCTACCCTGCTTCCCCGCTTTGAGGCCGCTACCACCCACGAGAGCCTTGAGGATTATAGGGGCAAGCGGCTCGCGCTCTTCTCTCATCCGGCCGATTTCACGCCGGTCTGCACGACCGAGTTTTTAGCGTTCAGCCGATGCCCGGGTTGCGAACGAAGCCAACAACAGTGTCGTGGACTGGTATTTCACTACTAA